One window of the Diospyros lotus cultivar Yz01 chromosome 12, ASM1463336v1, whole genome shotgun sequence genome contains the following:
- the LOC127787675 gene encoding uncharacterized protein LOC127787675 gives MELTAFDIEYKPRPAIKAQSLANFIAERIGIPKEAEENQKPWTVAVDGSSTSSGRGAGLMVKSPEGEIWPYALHFEFRVSNNEAEYEALLAGLRLAEQLGAQRVELSSDSNLVVQQVEYVPWTMNAEADLLSRIASSSFPTSSREIRIESLPQKSIEEVDDQLCVEDEPSWMDPFLLYLKEEKLPKDDSEAREPLLKCIRPREADYILREIHEGICGSHIGARTLSQKALRQGYYWPTMVKDSEQLVRTCDRCQRTSNLVHIPAVALAHLATPCSFAQWGIDILGPFPPVAGQVKYIIAVIDYFTKWVEAEAVAFITARRVKKFLWKNVVSRFGIPRVLISNNGTQFTDRSVQEWCQALGIRQ, from the exons ATGGAGCTTACCGCTTTTGACATTGAGTATAAGCCACGGCCCGCTATTAAGGCACAGTCGTTGGCGAACTTTATTGCCGAAAGGATAGGGATTCCCAAAGAAGCGGAGGAAAACCAGAAACCATGGACAGTGGCTGTAGATGGGAGCTCCACCTCAAGTGGCAGAGGAGCAGGATTAATGGTAAAAAGCCCCGAAGGGGAGATATGGCCTTatgctttacattttgaattccgAGTATCCAACAACGAGGCAGAGTATGAAGCTTTGTTGGCAGGGTTGAGATTGGCTGAGCAATTGGGAGCTCAAAGAGTTGAGTTGAGTTCAGATTCCAATCTAGTGGTGCAACAG GTGGAATACGTTCCCTGGACTATGAATGCGGAGGCAGACCTGTTGTCTCGAATTGCCTCTTCCTCTTTTCCTACAAGTTCTCGAGAAATTCGAATCGAGTCCCTGCCACAGAAGAGTATCGAAGAAGTCGATGACCAATTATGTGTGGAGGACGAGCCTAGCTGGATGGATCCTTTCCTGTTGTACCTAAAAGAAGAGAAGCTTCCCAAAGACGATTCAGAAGCTCGGGAG CCACTGCTCAAGTGCATCCGGCCCCGGGAAGCAGATTATATCCTGAGAGAGATTCATGAAGGCATATGTGGAAGCCACATCGGAGCCCGAACTCTCAGCCAAAAGGCTCTTCGACAGGGATATTACTGGCCAACGATGGTAAAAGATTCGGAACAACTAGTCAGAACTTGCGACCGATGCCAGCGGACATCTAACTTGGTCCATATACCGGCGGTCGCACTAGCTCACTTGGCTACGCCTTGCTCCTTCGCTCAATGGGGTATTGACATCTTAGGACCTTTCCCTCCAGTGGCTGGTCAGGTTAAATACATCATAGCTGTTATTGAttacttcacaaagtgggtCGAAGCCGAGGCAGTAGCCTTTATTACCGCTAGACGTGTAAAGaaatttctatggaagaatgtGGTCTCTCGCTTTGGAATTCCTCGGGTGCTAATCTCCAATAACGGCACTCAATTCACTGATCGATCTGTCCAAGAATGGTGTCAAGCATTGGGAATTAGGCAGTAG